The following proteins are co-located in the Zonotrichia albicollis isolate bZonAlb1 chromosome 1, bZonAlb1.hap1, whole genome shotgun sequence genome:
- the ZHX2 gene encoding zinc fingers and homeoboxes protein 2 isoform X1 — protein sequence MASKRKSTTPCMVRTSEVVEQEGAEGAETPKDKGAGAAQQDSKKTWPSENSVKDCEVVEAKPVGENQSKKPQGGYECKYCPYSTQNLNEFTEHVDTQHPNVILNPLYVCAECNFTTKKYDSLSDHNTKYHPGETNFKLKLIKRNNQTVLEQSIEAATSDVTVTSSGLENPECDDSLHGGVSANKAPVMKLGKPKGEAKKGSKKPEEGVTENHVDGALPRIITEATEAIACINGDLLHDVLAHVMPSVQLPPNINLVPKVPVPLNSTKYNSALDTNATMINSFNKFPYPTQAELSWLTAASKHPEEQIRIWFATQRLKHGISWSPEEVEEARKKMFNGTIQAVPQTITVLPAPLATAKMPQPIIQTALPCQILGQTGLVLTPVSNGSTVSCSPITLAVAPNQGQKRTIQTLSSAPEAKRPHVVQVPEIPAKVTAVPVTPASERKKTKEQIAELKASFMASQFPDDAEVYRLIEATGLSRSEIKKWFSDHRYRSQRGIVQIPGDALGKDQIAPSAGRHGRSFHPYTDLPPQRFKEKTQEQLRALEESFLKCSFPTQAELDRLRVETKLSRREIDSWFSERRRIRDSMEQAVLDSMGSYRKIKDQGTPNGAISQAELLTSSQLPGALTGSSSTLKKTQEQIHLLKSTFARTQWPSPQEYDQLASQTGLTRTEIVRWFKENRSSLRTGSLKWIDQYQQQCAGDGHNKQSQKKSSKHIESSKNGNEVSRQHYQEHKKLNEENGGKPVVRAKRDCEPLKDSLLGNQAEGVERLECSNSHEGPGSEENEEPAEVSWVEVTVGEDDAASDCTDSWSQTAPTEGHTELPDLDSESISGDNSHV from the coding sequence atgGCCAGCAAGAGAAAGTCCACAACTCCCTGTATGGTGCGAACCTCTGAGGTCGTGGAGCAGGAAGGTGCCGAGGGCGCAGAGACTCCCAAAGACaagggggctggggcagcacagcaggacTCCAAAAAAACCTGGCCTTCAGAAAACTCAGTCAAAGACTGCGAGGTGGTGGAGGCGAAGCCCGTGGGTGAAAATCAGTCTAAGAAACCCCAGGGTGGTTATGAGTGTAAGTACTGCCCTTACTCGACACAAAACCTAAATGAATTCACAGAGCACGTTGACACCCAGCATCCAAATGTCATTCTCAACCCCCTGTATGTCTGTGCTGAATGCAACTTCACAACCAAAAAATACGATTCTTTATCTGACCACAACACAAAGTACCACCCGGGAGAGACCAACTTTAAACTGAAGTTAATTAAACGCAATAATCAGACTGTCCTTGAGCAGTCTATCGAGGCTGCCACTAGTGATGTCACTGTCACAAGCAGTGGGCTGGAGAACCCAGAGTGTGACGATTCACTTCATGGGGGAGTCAGTGCAAACAAAGCACCCGTGATGAAGCTGGGAAAGCCTAAAGGGGAAGCCAAGAAGGGATCTAAAAAGCCAGAGGAGGGAGTCACAGAAAACCACGTGGATGGCGCTCTGCCCCGCATCATCACTGAGGCCACTGAAGCGATTGCCTGTATAAATGGAGACCTGCTCCATGATGTGTTAGCCCATGTTATGCCCTCTGTACAGCTGCCACCAAATATCAAccttgtccccaaggtcccaGTCCCTCTGAACAGTACCAAATACAACTCTGCACTGGACACTAATGCAACCATGATCAACTCCTTTAATAAGTTTCCGTACCCAACCCAAGCAGAGCTGTCGTGGTTGACGGCAGCGTCTAAACATCCCGAAGAACAAATCCGAATTTGGTTTGCTACGCAGCGCTTGAAGCACGGTATAAGTTGGTCTCCTGAAGAAGTGGAGGAAGCAAGGAAGAAGATGTTCAATGGTACTATCCAGGCAGTTCCCCAGACCATCACCGTCCTGCCAGCTCCTTTGGCAACTGCAAAAATGCCACAGCCCATCATCCAGACAGCTTTGCCTTGTCAGATACTGGGCCAGACTGGCCTGGTTTTGACTCCTGTGTCAAATGGTTCAACTGTTTCCTGTTCACCAATTACCCTTGCTGTTGCCCCAAACCAGGGCCAAAAGAGGACAATACAGACCTTATCGAGTGCCCCAGAGGCCAAGCGTCCTCACGTAGTCCAGGTGCCTGAGATTCCTGCCAAGGTGACTGCTGTTCCCGTGACCCCAGCCAGTGAGAGGAAAAAGACCAAGGAGCAGATAGCAGAGCTGAAGGCCAGTTTCATGGCAAGCCAGTTTCCTGATGATGCAGAAGTCTACCGGCTTATAGAGGCAACAGGTCTTTCTAGGAGTGAGATCAAAAAGTGGTTTAGTGACCACAGGTACAGAAGTCAGAGGGGCATTGTGCAAATTCCTGGTGATGCTTTAGGGAAAGATCAAATAGCACCTTCAGCTGGTCGACATGGCCGGTCATTTCACCCCTACACAGATCTTCCTCCCCAGAGATTCAAAGAGAAAACTCAAGAGCAACTTAGGGCCCTTGAGGAGAGTTTCCTAAAATGCTCTTTTCCTACCCAGGCAGAATTGGACAGGCTTCGAGTGGAGACCAAGCTGAGTAGGAGGGAGATAGATTCATGGTTCTCTGAGCGGAGAAGGATAAGGGACAGCATGGAGCAAGCTGTCCTGGACTCAATGGGATCATACAGAAAAATTAAGGATCAAGGAACTCCCAATGGTGCAATAAGTCAGGCAGAACTTCTGACCAGCTCTCAGCTCCCTGGTGCTTTAACTGGGTCCTCCAGCACGTTGAAGAAAACACAAGAGCAAATTCATCTGTTGAAAAGCACATTTGCAAGGACCCAGTGGCCATCACCCCAGGAGTATGACCAGCTGGCATCTCAGACTGGGCTCACCAGAACTGAAATCGTTCGCTGGTTCAAGGAAAACCGGTCCTCACTGAGAACAGGGTCACTTAAATGGATTGACCAGTACCAGCAGCAGTGTGCTGGTGATGGTCACAACAAGCAAAGCCAGAAAAAGAGCTCGAAACACATTGAGAGTTCAAAGAATGGTAATGAGGTGTCTCGGCAGCATTACCAGGAGCATAAAAAACTGAATGAAGAGAATGGGGGGAAACCGGTGGTGAGAGCAAAAAGAGACTGTGAGCCACTGAAGGACTCATTGCTGGGGAATCAGGCAGAGGGGGTGGAGAGGCTGGAGTGCAGCAACAGCCACGAGGGCCCCGGCAGCGAGGAGAACGAGGAGCCAGCAGAGGTGAGCTGGGTGGAGGTGACGGTGGGCGAGGACGACGCTGCCTCGGACTGTACGGACAGCTGGAGCCAAACAGCCCCCACAGAGGgccacacagagctgccagaCTTGGACTCTGAAAGTATATCTGGAGACAATTCCCACGTATAG
- the ZHX2 gene encoding zinc fingers and homeoboxes protein 2 isoform X2, with product MASKRKSTTPCMVRTSEVVEQEGAEGAETPKDKGAGAAQQDSKKTWPSENSVKDCEVVEAKPVGENQSKKPQGGYECKYCPYSTQNLNEFTEHVDTQHPNVILNPLYVCAECNFTTKKYDSLSDHNTKYHPGETNFKLKLIKRNNQTVLEQSIEAATSDVTVTSSGLENPECDDSLHGGVSANKAPVMKLGKPKGEAKKGSKKPEEGVTENHVDGALPRIITEATEAIACINGDLLHDVLAHVMPSVQLPPNINLVPKVPVPLNSTKYNSALDTNATMINSFNKFPYPTQAELSWLTAASKHPEEQIRIWFATQRLKHGISWSPEEVEEARKKMFNGTIQAVPQTITVLPAPLATAKMPQPIIQTALPCQILGQTGLVLTPVSNGSTVSCSPITLAVAPNQGQKRTIQTLSSAPEAKRPHVVQVPEIPAKVTAVPVTPASERKKTKEQIAELKASFMASQFPDDAEVYRLIEATGLSRSEIKKWFSDHRYRSQRGIVQIPGDALGKDQIAPSAGRHGRSFHPYTDLPPQRFKEKTQEQLRALEESFLKCSFPTQAELDRLRVETKLSRREIDSWFSERRRIRDSMEQAVLDSMGSYRKIKDQGTPNGAISQAELLTSSQLPGALTGSSSTLKKTQEQIHLLKSTFARTQWPSPQEYDQLASQTGLTRTEIVRWFKENRSSLRTGSLKWIDQYQQQCAGDGHNKQSQKKSSKHIESSKNGNEVSRQHYQEHKKLNEENGGKPVVRAKRDCEPLKDSLLGNQAEGVERLECSNSHEGPGSEENEEPAEGYSSAALS from the exons atgGCCAGCAAGAGAAAGTCCACAACTCCCTGTATGGTGCGAACCTCTGAGGTCGTGGAGCAGGAAGGTGCCGAGGGCGCAGAGACTCCCAAAGACaagggggctggggcagcacagcaggacTCCAAAAAAACCTGGCCTTCAGAAAACTCAGTCAAAGACTGCGAGGTGGTGGAGGCGAAGCCCGTGGGTGAAAATCAGTCTAAGAAACCCCAGGGTGGTTATGAGTGTAAGTACTGCCCTTACTCGACACAAAACCTAAATGAATTCACAGAGCACGTTGACACCCAGCATCCAAATGTCATTCTCAACCCCCTGTATGTCTGTGCTGAATGCAACTTCACAACCAAAAAATACGATTCTTTATCTGACCACAACACAAAGTACCACCCGGGAGAGACCAACTTTAAACTGAAGTTAATTAAACGCAATAATCAGACTGTCCTTGAGCAGTCTATCGAGGCTGCCACTAGTGATGTCACTGTCACAAGCAGTGGGCTGGAGAACCCAGAGTGTGACGATTCACTTCATGGGGGAGTCAGTGCAAACAAAGCACCCGTGATGAAGCTGGGAAAGCCTAAAGGGGAAGCCAAGAAGGGATCTAAAAAGCCAGAGGAGGGAGTCACAGAAAACCACGTGGATGGCGCTCTGCCCCGCATCATCACTGAGGCCACTGAAGCGATTGCCTGTATAAATGGAGACCTGCTCCATGATGTGTTAGCCCATGTTATGCCCTCTGTACAGCTGCCACCAAATATCAAccttgtccccaaggtcccaGTCCCTCTGAACAGTACCAAATACAACTCTGCACTGGACACTAATGCAACCATGATCAACTCCTTTAATAAGTTTCCGTACCCAACCCAAGCAGAGCTGTCGTGGTTGACGGCAGCGTCTAAACATCCCGAAGAACAAATCCGAATTTGGTTTGCTACGCAGCGCTTGAAGCACGGTATAAGTTGGTCTCCTGAAGAAGTGGAGGAAGCAAGGAAGAAGATGTTCAATGGTACTATCCAGGCAGTTCCCCAGACCATCACCGTCCTGCCAGCTCCTTTGGCAACTGCAAAAATGCCACAGCCCATCATCCAGACAGCTTTGCCTTGTCAGATACTGGGCCAGACTGGCCTGGTTTTGACTCCTGTGTCAAATGGTTCAACTGTTTCCTGTTCACCAATTACCCTTGCTGTTGCCCCAAACCAGGGCCAAAAGAGGACAATACAGACCTTATCGAGTGCCCCAGAGGCCAAGCGTCCTCACGTAGTCCAGGTGCCTGAGATTCCTGCCAAGGTGACTGCTGTTCCCGTGACCCCAGCCAGTGAGAGGAAAAAGACCAAGGAGCAGATAGCAGAGCTGAAGGCCAGTTTCATGGCAAGCCAGTTTCCTGATGATGCAGAAGTCTACCGGCTTATAGAGGCAACAGGTCTTTCTAGGAGTGAGATCAAAAAGTGGTTTAGTGACCACAGGTACAGAAGTCAGAGGGGCATTGTGCAAATTCCTGGTGATGCTTTAGGGAAAGATCAAATAGCACCTTCAGCTGGTCGACATGGCCGGTCATTTCACCCCTACACAGATCTTCCTCCCCAGAGATTCAAAGAGAAAACTCAAGAGCAACTTAGGGCCCTTGAGGAGAGTTTCCTAAAATGCTCTTTTCCTACCCAGGCAGAATTGGACAGGCTTCGAGTGGAGACCAAGCTGAGTAGGAGGGAGATAGATTCATGGTTCTCTGAGCGGAGAAGGATAAGGGACAGCATGGAGCAAGCTGTCCTGGACTCAATGGGATCATACAGAAAAATTAAGGATCAAGGAACTCCCAATGGTGCAATAAGTCAGGCAGAACTTCTGACCAGCTCTCAGCTCCCTGGTGCTTTAACTGGGTCCTCCAGCACGTTGAAGAAAACACAAGAGCAAATTCATCTGTTGAAAAGCACATTTGCAAGGACCCAGTGGCCATCACCCCAGGAGTATGACCAGCTGGCATCTCAGACTGGGCTCACCAGAACTGAAATCGTTCGCTGGTTCAAGGAAAACCGGTCCTCACTGAGAACAGGGTCACTTAAATGGATTGACCAGTACCAGCAGCAGTGTGCTGGTGATGGTCACAACAAGCAAAGCCAGAAAAAGAGCTCGAAACACATTGAGAGTTCAAAGAATGGTAATGAGGTGTCTCGGCAGCATTACCAGGAGCATAAAAAACTGAATGAAGAGAATGGGGGGAAACCGGTGGTGAGAGCAAAAAGAGACTGTGAGCCACTGAAGGACTCATTGCTGGGGAATCAGGCAGAGGGGGTGGAGAGGCTGGAGTGCAGCAACAGCCACGAGGGCCCCGGCAGCGAGGAGAACGAGGAGCCAGCAGAG GGGTACTCCTCAGCTGCACTGTCCTGA